One Megalops cyprinoides isolate fMegCyp1 chromosome 17, fMegCyp1.pri, whole genome shotgun sequence DNA window includes the following coding sequences:
- the LOC118792641 gene encoding terminal nucleotidyltransferase 5A-like, translated as MAEQDNVSVSVDSESSNLSVLSWEQVQRLDNILSETIPIHGRWSFPTLEMEPRHIVKTVRRRMEAKQINVREVRLNGSAASHVLHEDSGLGYKDLDLIFCAELKGEAEFKTVKDIVLDCLMDFLPEGVNKEKITPLTLKEAYVQKMVKVCNDSDRWSLISLSNNSGKNVELKFVDSLRRQFEFSVDSFQIKLDSLLLFHECSENPMSATFHPTIIGESVYGDFNTALDHLRHKTICTRNPEEIRGGGLLKYCHLLVRGFRAASESEMKSLQRYMCSRFFIDFPDIGEQRRKLESYLQNHFVGLEERKYDYLMTLHGVVNESTVCLMGHERRQTLNLITMLALRVLAEQNVIPNVANVTCYYQPAPYVADCNFSNYYIAQVQPVFACQQHTYAAWLPCN; from the exons ATGGCCGAACAAGATAATGTCAGCGTTAGTGTTGACAGTGAGAGCAGCAACTTAAGCGTGCTCAGCTGGGAGCAAGTGCAACGCCTGGACAACATCCTCTCCGAGACCATCCCCATACACGGCCGCTGGAGCTTCCCGACCTTGGAGATGGAGCCGCGGCACATTGTCAAAACAGTGAGACGGCGGATGGAAGCGAAGCAAATTAACGTTCGAGAGGTCCGGCTAAACGGGTCGGCTGCCAGCCACGTTCTGCATGAGGACAGCGGTTTGGGGTACAAAGACCTTGACCTGATCTTCTGCGCCGAGCTGAAAGGTGAAGCGGAATTTAAGACTGTCAAGGATATTGTTTTAGACTGTCTCATGGATTTTTTGCCCGAAGGGGTGAACAAGGAGAAGATAACACCGCTAACTTTAAAG GAAGCGTATGTTCAGAAGATGGTGAAGGTCTGCAATGACTCCGATCGCTGGAGCCTCATCTCTCTGTCCAACAACAGCGGAAAGAACGTGGAGCTGAAGTTCGTGGACTCGCTGAGGCGGCAGTTTGAGTTCAGCGTGGACTCCTTCCAGATCAAGCTGGACTCGCTGCTGCTGTTCCACGAGTGCTCCGAGAACCCCATGTCGGCCACTTTCCACCCCACCATCATCGGCGAGAGCGTCTACGGCGACTTCAACACCGCCCTGGACCACCTCCGGCACAAGACCATCTGCACGCGCAACCCGGAGGAGATCCGGGGCGGCGGGCTGCTGAAgtactgccacctgctggtgcGGGGGTTCCGCGCGGCCTCCGAGAGCGAGATGAAGTCGCTGCAGCGGTACATGTGCTCCCGCTTCTTCATCGACTTCCCCGACATCGGCGAGCAGCGGCGCAAGCTGGAGTCCTACCTGCAGAACCACTTTGTGGGCCTGGAGGAGCGCAAGTACGACTACCTGATGACGCTGCACGGCGTGGTGAATGAGAGCACCGTGTGCCTGATGGGCCACGAGCGGCGCCAGACGCTCAACCTCATCACCATGCTGGCGCTGCGCGTGCTGGCCGAGCAGAACGTCATCCCCAACGTGGCCAACGTCACCTGCTACTACCAGCCCGCCCCTTACGTGGCCGACTGCAACTTCAGCAACTACTACATCGCCCAGGTGCAGCCCGTCTTCGCCTGCCAGCAGCATACCTACGCGGCCTGGCTGCCCTGCAACTGA